Proteins from one Sarcophilus harrisii chromosome 2, mSarHar1.11, whole genome shotgun sequence genomic window:
- the LOC111718575 gene encoding corticoliberin-like: MALRRLRVVTVTLAVAALLFLPPDTCFPLPRAWEVPALSPDHLGTTWRHLADSSGEQWRSIRAPSGWKQMERTPNALDLPFHLLRGLLDRAREERMRSRARSNERLLGRVG, encoded by the coding sequence ATGGCCCTGCGGAGGCTCCGGGTCGTGACAGTGACTCTGGCCGTGGCCGCGCTGCTGTTCCTGCCCCCGGACACCTGCTTCCCATTGCCCCGTGCTTGGGAAGTCCCCGCGCTGAGCCCGGACCATCTGGGGACTACTTGGAGGCATCTCGCGGACTCCAGCGGCGAGCAGTGGCGGTCAATTCGCGCGCCCTCGGGGTGGAAGCAGATGGAGAGGACCCCCAATGCCCTGGATCTGCCCTTCCACCTGCTGCGCGGGTTGCTGGACCGCGCCAGAGAAGAGAGGATGCGCAGCCGTGCGCGGAGCAACGAGCGCTTGCTAGGGAGAGTGGGCTAG